From the Merismopedia glauca CCAP 1448/3 genome, the window ATTGAAATTGGCGAAAAAACCAATATTCAAGACGGTGCTATTCTGCATGGCGATCCTGGGATGCCAACTATTTTAGAAGGTTATGTGACGGTTGGTCATCGGGCAGTTATTCATTCAGCCTATATAGAGAAGGGCTGTTTAATTGGAATTGGGGCAGTTGTATTAGATGGGGTGCGAGTCGGGACTGGTAGTATTATTGGGGCGGGTTGTGTGGTTACTAAAAATGTGCCTCCCTTTTCTTTGATGGTTGGTGTTCCTGCTAAGCGTCTGCGAGATGTTTCTCCCAAAGAGGTAAATGGATTGCTTGAACACGCTCTAAATTATGAGAAACTAGCTTTGGTACATTCAGGCATTGGCACCGACTTGGGATTTATCAAACCCCAAATAGAATTGGATGCTGATGTGGAAACAGGCTCGAGTTAAGATAAAAGTAATAATGAGAGCGATTTAAAAATCTTCACGCTTGAGAGAGGAAAAAGCTATGGACTTTGATTGGCGTTTATTAATTGTTTTGGGACCCCTGGCTGCTGCTGCTGGTTGGGCTGCTTTCAATATTCTCCCCTATGCGCTCAAGCAGATTGACGGTTTTCTGAACAAGCAATAAGCAGCGATCGCTCCTGAGAGATCGCTGGTGACGTACAAAATCACTTTGGCTGTCAGATGGGTTATTTGTTAATTCATCTGACAGCTTTCCTGGATTGATATGTAAAGTTAGGAACGCACTCTCAAAGAGCATTATAGCTTTGAGGTACTTTGATCGATAGAGTTATTGCCAAAATACTGTAAACATAAAGCTGTAAATAAAAGGAGTGCGATCGTGACTTCCATCCGAGAAGAAATGCCCGTTCTTGTCCGTCATGAAGGAGATTGGGTAGGTACTTACATAGTAGTTGACACCCAAGGAAATATTCTCGATCGCCATGAATCTCACTTAACCTGCGAATTTCCCACTGATAGCTCTTATCCCTATTACCAAACTAATCGCTACACTTGGGCTGATGGTAAGAAAGAAGAGTATGCATTTCCAGGAACTTATCGAGATAAAGCCCTATGGTTTGACACAGAAAGGGTTGATGGCAAAGCCTGGGAAGTAGACGACTTCACCATTATTTTGCGTTTTTCTTATAAGGGAGTCCTAGGAATGAGTTTACATGAAATGATTCAAATTAGTCCCTGCAATAATTATCGCGCTCGTACCTGGCATTGGTTTGAGGATAATAAACTGACTCGACGCACCTTAATTCAAGAAGAACGAATGCGATAAAGTAAACTGTATCCAAACTCTAAAATAGATGTGAGATATGGAAAATCAAGGCAATTCTGTCAGTCAAGAAGATACTGAAGATTTTTTAAATATACCTTCTGTTAAAGAAGATTGGGGTGGAGATGGAAGAGGACGCATGAATTTGTCGGGAAGAGGCACAGCCATCTCTAAAAAATATGTGCCTCGTCAATATCAGTACTTCGATACCAAGACCGTACCAGAAGAACGGGTTTGGCGAATAAATGGGATCCCAGAAAATGTAGCACATGGAAGCCGTCGATTATTAACATGGCATGACTGTGGTGCATCAACTTCTAGAGTAGTTTTGCCGCCACAGTTTGAAGCCCCGTCTGGCTTTTTTACTGCCGATTTAGAGATTTTTATCCTTGCAGGTGCAATTCAGATTGGCGAATGGCAATTACATAAACATGGTTATTCTTTCATACCCGCAGGAGTGAAAGTTGGTGATTGGAAAGTTTTAGGTGGAGAGGCAGTAGAAATACTCTGGATGGAGAACGGTTCTCTTAAATATAAAAATGCCTCAAATAATCATCCAGATGCTAGGTTAAATGAATTTATTCCAGCATTGGATAGTAAATTACTAGCTTGGGGTAAAACAGATACAGTTCAATTTGTGCAAGCTAATAAGAAGTGGTTAAGAAAAGATGCTAACGGTGGTGGGACATGGTTGCTGGCAATCTTACCCCATTATGATGGTAGATATCCAGAAATACAATGTTATAACGAAGATGCATATTGCTTGGCTGGATATTGTGATATAGGAGATTTTCGGTTTGTGAAGGATTGCTTTGGCTACGTACCAAGCTTTACCACCTCTCCTTGGCACAGAACTGATGATGGTTGCTTATTCTTTATCCGTGTCGATCGCGATCTGTCAAAGCCGGGTACAGTCTTATCATATCCACATTAATTTCTTTTCAAATAACGTCCTGTGGGCGAACCAATAACTTCTCCGTTGTTGTAGATAAGATTTCCGCGCAAAAAGGTAGTTTTTACTCGTCCAGTTAACTCCATACCTTCAAAAGGTGTGTAACCTTGCTGCGATTCCGACTCCGACGCACGAACGATAAAGGTTTCATTAGGATCTAGTAGCACCAAATCGGCATCAAAACCTACTGCAATATCTCCTTTTGAATGTAAGCCGAATCTTTGGGCAGGATTCCAGCTTAGTAACTCAGCCATATGACTGTAGGGCATACCGCGCTTATTCCCTTCACTAAACACACCAGAAAGCAGGTATTCTGTCCCCCCAAAACCCGATTTAGCCAGCCAAATATTATGAGGATCTTGCTGACTAGCTTTCTTCTCAGCCGAACAACAGGCATGATCGCTAACAATCCAATCAATTTGGCGATCGCATACAGCTTGCCACAGATATTCAACGTCGGCGCGGGGACGAATCGGCGGGTTAACTTTTGCCCATTTACCTGTAGGTGCATCCACATCTAATAACAGATGTCCGACAGTTACTTCTCGGCGAAAATTGATGTGAGGAAAGATGGTTTGCATCATTAAAGCTGCTTCTACTGCTTTGCGAGAACTGAGGTGCAAGAGGTTGATATTGAGACAATTGGTTTCGTGTGCCAAGTAGGAAGCAATGCAGATGGCTAAACCTTCAGAATGGGGCGGACGGGCGGCACTGTAGGCTTTTAAACCCGTGAGGCTGGAGTCTTGCTGGACAATTTTAGTGTAGGCGTTGAGGATTTCTGCTACTTCGCAATGGAGACTGAGACTAATGCGATCGCTGGCTTCGGGATACAATTCTCTTAACTTGGTTAAACCGCGCATTATAAATTCAAAATGAGCGAAATCATACCTTTCCTCTTGATTAATCATCAAAAAGAGGTTTTGTTGGTCAGACAGTCCGTGCAAACCATAGCCACCATAGAACATAAAGATTTTGAACGATCCAATTCCATATTCCTCAAATAGCATTTGCATCTCATCGATATGAGTCGCGCTAATTGGGGCAATATGGTAGCTATAATCGACGAAAAAATTTCCTTCAGATAGTACCAACACCTCTGGAAAAAAATCTCTGTAGGAACCGCCTTTATTGAGATAATACTGCCCAGTTCGGATGTAATTCAGGCTAGTTGTTACCCCTCCCATTGCCGCAGCCTTGCTTTCAGTCACAGCATCGCGATCAAGTGGTTGATAAATACCAATGTGCATATGGGCATCCACCACCCCAGGAAAGGCGATCAGGTTTTTGCCATCAAATACCTCTTTGCCTTCGTTTGGGCTAATATTAGGAGCAATCTTGGCAAATTTTCCCTCCTGAATTCCCAGATCGAGTAGTTCCACAGCATCGTGATGGGGACGAACTACCCGCACATTTTTAATAATTAGATCTAATATTGGAGCTTCAGACATAGAAAACCTCACAAAACATGAGTAGATAACCCCAAAATTTAATGCTCAAAGCTCGATGTTGTCGTTTAATTAGCAATTTCAACATTGTATTGAAATGAATGTCAATGCGATCGCTATGTAACGATTTTTTTAATTTGTTAAAATCGATACTAGACCGCACAAGTGCGATCGGATTGAGCGTTAGCTCACCACCTATGAATCAATATGAAACCAAAAGAGGTTGTCGATAAATGGGTCAAAGCTTTTAATCAGCAGAATGTAGACGCTTTGTGTGAATTTTATACTGAAGATGCAGTGAATCATCAGGTTGCCAACTTACCCGTGAAAGGACGCGAATCGATCGGGAAAATGTTTAAGGATGAGTTCGCATCTGCCGAAATGGTGTGCATTGTCGAAAACATTTTTGAAGATGGCGAGTGGGCTATTCTTGAATGGAAAGACCCTAAAGGATTGAGAGGATGTGGTTTTTTCCATATTATTCAAGGAAAAATTGATTTTCAAAGAGGATATTGGGACAAGCTTTCTTTCCTTCGTCTAAATGGCTTACCAATTCCAAACCAATAGAGACAAATTGAGGAAAAAAAGAGATGGAAACCTTTAATGAGTATCATCTAGATCCACAGCAATTTCCTTTTCTCCGAAACATTCAAGATAACTGGCAAGCAATTAGAGATGAGTTTACTGACTTTACTCATAATGCCTCGGATGAAGAGTTAAAATTTGCTCATGATGTTTTAGGACCTAAAAGTAAAGCGATTAAAACTAAAGGTAGTTCAAAATACACTGCTTTTGGAATTTTATTTCAAGGTAAGTTTATAGAAGAATATATTCAATTACATCAAATACAATATCCCGATTATCAAACTAATCATGCAGCCGAGAAGGCATTAGCATTAAGAGAAAAATATTTCCCCAATTTAGCTAAAGCGATTGGCTACGCCAGCGAGCAAGGCTCGATCGCCCAAGTAAACTCGATCGCAGATAATATCCTCAGAAATGTCTATTTTGGTACGTTCCATCCCGGCTTGGATATTAAGCTACACGTCAACGATAACCCTCACATGAATCGTGGTTATCTGGGCTTAATCGTACCAGAAGGAGATGTGGCAATGAGAATATGTCACGATAATCTTTATTGGCATGAAGGGCAATTTATGGTCTTAGATCACAGCTATCCCCACTGTCCTCACAATTACACCAATTACGATAGAACCGTTTTGGTGGTAGACTTTTTTAAACCAGATTGGACTAGAGAGAAAGCGATTCAATTTGAAAAAGAGCAAGTCACAGAACGGATGGCAGATAATCCTTACAGCTTAGGTGTTTTTGGTCAAAGCGATCGCGCTAAGGAAGAAGATTTTATTAAGTATGGTTTAGCCCATCAGTTAGAGTGGGATAAAGCTTTAACTTAAAAAGGATCGAGAAGTAAGGGAAACCTGAAAATTGGAAAGAAACGCCAGAACCTACAAAAAGCTAATAGCTAAACAATTTGATCGCGATTTTCAATCTGCGGTTGAAATTGTTGAACTTCTTATTCCCAAACCTGCTGCAAACGAAATACTAATTCAAAATAGATTTGCCGGCATCAATAGTGGTTTTGATACTTTACTTTGCCAGGGTAAAGTTCCTTATGTTAACTTAACTCCTCCTTTCGATTTGGGTGTAGAAGCTGTCGGCGAAGTCGTAGCTGTAGGAGATGATGTTGGAGATCTTAAAGTTGGTGATGCTGTA encodes:
- a CDS encoding photosystem II protein Y, giving the protein MDFDWRLLIVLGPLAAAAGWAAFNILPYALKQIDGFLNKQ
- a CDS encoding DUF4437 domain-containing protein yields the protein MENQGNSVSQEDTEDFLNIPSVKEDWGGDGRGRMNLSGRGTAISKKYVPRQYQYFDTKTVPEERVWRINGIPENVAHGSRRLLTWHDCGASTSRVVLPPQFEAPSGFFTADLEIFILAGAIQIGEWQLHKHGYSFIPAGVKVGDWKVLGGEAVEILWMENGSLKYKNASNNHPDARLNEFIPALDSKLLAWGKTDTVQFVQANKKWLRKDANGGGTWLLAILPHYDGRYPEIQCYNEDAYCLAGYCDIGDFRFVKDCFGYVPSFTTSPWHRTDDGCLFFIRVDRDLSKPGTVLSYPH
- a CDS encoding aspartyl/asparaginyl beta-hydroxylase domain-containing protein, whose protein sequence is METFNEYHLDPQQFPFLRNIQDNWQAIRDEFTDFTHNASDEELKFAHDVLGPKSKAIKTKGSSKYTAFGILFQGKFIEEYIQLHQIQYPDYQTNHAAEKALALREKYFPNLAKAIGYASEQGSIAQVNSIADNILRNVYFGTFHPGLDIKLHVNDNPHMNRGYLGLIVPEGDVAMRICHDNLYWHEGQFMVLDHSYPHCPHNYTNYDRTVLVVDFFKPDWTREKAIQFEKEQVTERMADNPYSLGVFGQSDRAKEEDFIKYGLAHQLEWDKALT
- a CDS encoding nuclear transport factor 2 family protein, with amino-acid sequence MKPKEVVDKWVKAFNQQNVDALCEFYTEDAVNHQVANLPVKGRESIGKMFKDEFASAEMVCIVENIFEDGEWAILEWKDPKGLRGCGFFHIIQGKIDFQRGYWDKLSFLRLNGLPIPNQ
- a CDS encoding gamma carbonic anhydrase family protein, giving the protein MVDLSAAAFVASNAVVIGSVKIEAGASIWYGAIVRGDVERIEIGEKTNIQDGAILHGDPGMPTILEGYVTVGHRAVIHSAYIEKGCLIGIGAVVLDGVRVGTGSIIGAGCVVTKNVPPFSLMVGVPAKRLRDVSPKEVNGLLEHALNYEKLALVHSGIGTDLGFIKPQIELDADVETGSS
- a CDS encoding dihydroorotase gives rise to the protein MSEAPILDLIIKNVRVVRPHHDAVELLDLGIQEGKFAKIAPNISPNEGKEVFDGKNLIAFPGVVDAHMHIGIYQPLDRDAVTESKAAAMGGVTTSLNYIRTGQYYLNKGGSYRDFFPEVLVLSEGNFFVDYSYHIAPISATHIDEMQMLFEEYGIGSFKIFMFYGGYGLHGLSDQQNLFLMINQEERYDFAHFEFIMRGLTKLRELYPEASDRISLSLHCEVAEILNAYTKIVQQDSSLTGLKAYSAARPPHSEGLAICIASYLAHETNCLNINLLHLSSRKAVEAALMMQTIFPHINFRREVTVGHLLLDVDAPTGKWAKVNPPIRPRADVEYLWQAVCDRQIDWIVSDHACCSAEKKASQQDPHNIWLAKSGFGGTEYLLSGVFSEGNKRGMPYSHMAELLSWNPAQRFGLHSKGDIAVGFDADLVLLDPNETFIVRASESESQQGYTPFEGMELTGRVKTTFLRGNLIYNNGEVIGSPTGRYLKRN
- a CDS encoding DUF3598 family protein — translated: MTSIREEMPVLVRHEGDWVGTYIVVDTQGNILDRHESHLTCEFPTDSSYPYYQTNRYTWADGKKEEYAFPGTYRDKALWFDTERVDGKAWEVDDFTIILRFSYKGVLGMSLHEMIQISPCNNYRARTWHWFEDNKLTRRTLIQEERMR